A single Pan troglodytes isolate AG18354 chromosome X, NHGRI_mPanTro3-v2.0_pri, whole genome shotgun sequence DNA region contains:
- the IQSEC2 gene encoding IQ motif and SEC7 domain-containing protein 2 isoform X6 — protein sequence MEPPGRSSRSTASHTLHQYCCPTQVLDSMKLTPSGRLAESSVEGDAPGSDLSTAVDSPGSQPPYRLSQLPPSSSHMGGPPAGVGLPWAQRARLQPASVALRKQEEEEIKRSKALSDSYELSTDLQDKKVEMLERKYGGSFLSRRAARTIQTAFRQYRMNKNFERLRSSASESRMSRRIILSNMRMQFSFEEYEKAQNPAYFEGKPASLDEGAMAGARSHRLERGLPYGGSCGGGIDGGGSSVTTSGEFSNDITELEDSFSKQVKSLAESIDEALNCHPSGPMSEEPGSAQLEKRESKEQQEDSSATSFSDLPLYLDDTVPQQSPERLPSTEPPPQGRPEFWAPAPLPPVPPPVPSGTREDGSREEGTRRGPGCLECRDFRLRAAHLPLLTIEPPSDSSVDLSDRSDRGSVHRQLVYEADGCSPHGTLKHKGPPGRAPIPHRHYPAPEGPAPAPPGPLPPAPNSGTGPSGVAGGRRLGKCEAAGENSDGGDNESLESSSNSNETINCSSGSSSRDSLREPPATGLCKQTYQRETRHSWDSPAFNNDVVQRRHYRIGLNLFNKKPEKGIQYLIERGFLSDTPVGVAHFILERKGLSRQMIGEFLGNRQKQFNRDVLDCVVDEMDFSSMDLDDALRKFQSHIRVQGEAQKVERLIEAFSQRYCVCNPALVRQFRNPDTIFILAFAIILLNTDMYSPSVKAERKMKLDDFIKNLRGVDNGEDIPRDLLVGIYQRIQGRELRTNDDHVSQVQAVERMIVGKKPVLSLPHRRLVCCCQLYEVPDPNRPQRLGLHQREVFLFNDLLVVTKIFQKKKILVTYSFRQSFPLVEMHMQLFQNSYYQFGIKLLSAVPGGERKVLIIFNAPSLQDRLRFTSDLRESIAEVQEMEKYRVESELEKQKGMMRPNASQPGGAKDSVNGTMARSSLEDTYGAGDGLKRGALSSSLRDLSDAGKRGRRNSVGSLDSTIEGSVISSPRPHQRMPPPPPPPPPEEYKSQRPVSNSSSFLGSLFGSKRGKGPFQMPPPPTGQASASSSSASSTHHHHHHHHHGHSHGGLGVLPDGQSKLQALHAQYCQGPGPAPPPYLPPQQPSLPPPPQQPPPLPQLGSIPPPPASAPPVGPHRHFHAHGPVPGPQHYTLGRPGRAPRRGAGGHPQFAPHGRHPLHQPTSPLPLYSPAPQHPPAHKQGPKHFIFSHHPQMMPAAGAAGGPGSRPPGGSYSHPHHPQSPLSPHSPIPPHPSYPPLPPPSPHTPHSPLPPTSPHGPLHASGPPGTANPPSANPKAKPSRISTVV from the exons TGTGGAGGGTGATGCCCCAGGCAGTGACCTGAGCACAGCGGTTGATAGTCCTGGGAGCCAACCCCCCTACCGGCTGAGCCAGCTGCCCCCCTCCAGCAGCCACATGGGGGGCCCCCCTGCTGGAGTGGGCCTTCCCTGGGCTCAGCGGGCACGCCTCCAGCCAGCCAGTGTCGCCCtgaggaagcaggaggaggaggagataaaGCGCTCCAAGGCCCTATCGGACAGCTATGAACTCTCCACAGACCTGCAGGACAAGAAG GTGGAAATGCTGGAGAGGAAGTATGGGGGCTCCTTCCTGAGCCGCAGGGCTGCCAGGACCATCCAGACAGCCTTCCGCCAGTACCGCATGAACAAGAACTTTGAGCGGCTACGCAGCTCAGCCTCAGAGAGCCGCATGTCCCGCCGCATCATCCTTTCCAACATGCGGATGCAGTTCTCCTTTGAGGAGTATGAGAAGGCACAGAACCCCGCGTACTTCGAGGGCAAGCCTGCCTCGCTGGACGAGGGTGCCATGGCTGGTGCCCGGAGCCACCGGCTTGAACGGGGGCTCCCATATGGAGGCTCCTGTGGTGGGGGCATCGATGGTGGTGGAAGCTCCGTCACCACATCTGGAGAGTTTTCTAATGACATCACAGAACTTGAGGACTCCTTCTCCAAACAG GTAAAGTCTCTGGCTGAATCCATCGACGAAGCCCTGAACTGCCACCCGTCAGGGCCCATGTCTGAGGAGCCAGGGTCAGCCCAGCTGGAGAAGCGGGAGTCAAAGGAACAGCAAGAGGACAGCTCAGCCACATCCTTCAGTGATCTTCCCCTCTACCTGGATGACACAGTTCCCCAACAATCCCCTGAGCGACTGCCCAGCACAGAACCCCCACCCCAGGGCCGGCCCGAGTTCTGGGCGCCAGCCCCTCTCCCGCCAGTTCCTCCACCAGTGCCATCAGGAACCCGGGAAGACGGTAGCCGTGAGGAAGGCACTCGCAGGGGTCCCGGGTGCTTGGAGTGCCGGGATTTCCGGCTGCGGGCTGCCCACCTTCCCCTGCTTACCATTGAGCCTCCTAGTGACAGCTCCGTGGACCTGAGTGACCGCTCAGATCGCGGCTCTGTCCACCGCCAGCTGGTGTATGAGGCTGATGGCTGCAGCCCCCATGGGACCCTGAAGCACAAGGGGCCACCAGGCAGGGCCCCGATCCCACACCGCCACTACCCAGCCCCTGaaggcccagccccagccccaccagggCCCCTGCCACCAGCCCCCAACAGTGGCACTGGGCCCAGTGGTGTGGCTGGGGGTCGGAGGTTGGGGAAGTGCGAGGCAGCAGGCGAGAACTCTGATGGTGGAGATAACGAGAGCCTTGAGAGCTCCAGCAATTCCAATGAGACCATCAACTGCAGCTCCGGCTCCTCTTCTCGGGACAGTCTAAGGGAGCCTCCGGCTACCGGCCTGTGCAAGCAGACTTACCAGCGGGAGACAAGGCATAGCTGGGACTCGCCAGCTTTCAACAATGATGTGGTCCAGAGGCGGCACTACCGAATCGGCCTCAACCTCTTCAACAA GAAGCCAGAGAAGGGTATCCAGTATCTGATCGAGCGGGGCTTCCTGTCAGACACACCGGTGGGAGTGGCTCACTTCATCCTGGAGCGGAAAGGCCTCAGCCGGCAGATGATAGGGGAATTCCTAGGGAACCGGCAGAAGCAGTTCAACAGAGACGTGTTGGA CTGTGTGGTGGATGAGATGGACTTCTCCTCCATGGATCTGGATGATGCGCTCCGGAAGTTCCAGTCCCATATCCGGGTTCAGGGTGAGGCCCAGAAAGTGGAGCGACTCATCGAAGCCTTCAG CCAGCGGTACTGTGTCTGTAACCCAGCCCTCGTGCGCCAGTTCCGGAACCCAGACACCATCTTCATCCTTGCTTTTGCCATCATCCTCCTCAATACCGACATGTACAGTCCCAGCGTCAAAGCTGAACGAAAGATGAAACTAGATGACTTCATCAAGAACCTGAGAG GGGTTGACAATGGTGAAGACATCCCCCGAGACCTCCTGGTGGGCATCTACCAGCGCATCCAGGGGCGTGAACTGCGGACCAACGATGACCATGTGTCCCAGGTGCAGGCTGTGGAGCGCATGATTGTTGGAAAGAAACCA GTCCTGTCTCTCCCTCACCGTCGACTGGTTTGCTGCTGCCAGCTCTACGAGGTGCCAGATCCAAACCGCCCCCAGAGGCTAGGGTTGCATCAGCGGGAGGTCTTCCTCTTCAATGATCTCCTTGTG GTCACCAAAATTTTCCAGAAGAAGAAGATCTTGGTGACGTACAGTTTCCGTCAGTCTTTCCCCCTCGTGGAAATGCACATGCAGCTCTTCCAGAATTCAT ATTACCAGTTTGGGATCAAGTTGCTGTCTGCAGTACCTGGTGGGGAGCGAAAAGTCCTCATCATCTTCAATGCCCCCAGCCTCCAGGACCGGCTGCGCTTTACATCCGACCTGCGCGAGTCCATTGCGGAGGTGCAGGAGATGGAGAAATACCGTGTGGAGT CGGAGCTGGAGAAGCAGAAAGGTATGATGCGGCCTAACGCCTCACAGCCTGGAGGGGCCAAGGACTCAGTGAATGGGACGATGGCCCGCAGTAGCCTGGAGGACACTTACGGGGCAGGCGATGGGCTCAAACGGGGCGCACTCAGCAGTTCCCTGCGAGACCTCTCTGATGCAG GGAAGCGGGGGCGGCGTAACAGCGTGGGATCGCTGGACAGCACCATCGAA GGGTCTGTTATTAGCAGTCCACGCCCTCACCAGAGGATGCCACctccgcccccacccccgccgccaGAGGAGTACAAGAGCCAGAGGCCCGTCTCCAACTCCTCATCCTTCCTGGGCTCCCTATTTGGAAGCAAGCGGGGCAAGGGGCCCTTCCAGATGCCACCACCGCCAACAGGCCAGGCCTCTGCCTCCTCTTCATCTGCTTCTTCcacgcaccaccaccaccaccaccaccatcatggCCATAGCCACGGTGGCCTGGGGGTGCTGCCTGATGGGCAGTCCAAGCTCCAGGCCCTGCATGCCCAGTATTGCCAAGGACCGGGCCCTGCCCCGCCACCCTACCTCCCACCCCAGCAGCCCTctcttcccccacctccccagcagCCCCCACCCTTGCCCCAGCTGGGCTCCATTCCAccgcctcccgcctcagccccaccTGTGGGGCCACATCGCCACTTCCACGCCCATGGCCCAGTCCCAGGGCCCCAACACTATACCTTGGGCCGGCCAGGCAGGGCACCCAGACGGGGGGCTGGAGGACACCCTCAGTTTGCTCCACATGGCCGCCACCCCCTGCACCAGCCCACATCCCCACTGCCCCTGTACAGTCCTGCCCCCCAGCACCCTCCAGCCCACAAACAGGGCCCTAAGCACTTCATCTTCAGCCACCACCCACAGATGATGCCAGCAGCAGGCGCGGCTGGGGGCCCTGGATCCCGGCCACCAGGGGGCTcctactcccacccccaccacccccagtcACCATTGTCACCACACTcacccatcccaccccacccctcctatccacccctccccccaccctcccctcaCACCCCGCACTCACCCCTTCCACCCACCTCCCCCCATGGCCCGCTGCACGCCTCTGGGCCCCCTGGCACAGCCAACCCCCCCAGTGCAAACCCCAAGGCCAAGCCAAGCCGGATCAGCACCGTGGTCTGA
- the IQSEC2 gene encoding IQ motif and SEC7 domain-containing protein 2 isoform X8 has protein sequence MRSDGENSRTVSVEGDAPGSDLSTAVDSPGSQPPYRLSQLPPSSSHMGGPPAGVGLPWAQRARLQPASVALRKQEEEEIKRSKALSDSYELSTDLQDKKVEMLERKYGGSFLSRRAARTIQTAFRQYRMNKNFERLRSSASESRMSRRIILSNMRMQFSFEEYEKAQNPAYFEGKPASLDEGAMAGARSHRLERGLPYGGSCGGGIDGGGSSVTTSGEFSNDITELEDSFSKQVKSLAESIDEALNCHPSGPMSEEPGSAQLEKRESKEQQEDSSATSFSDLPLYLDDTVPQQSPERLPSTEPPPQGRPEFWAPAPLPPVPPPVPSGTREDGSREEGTRRGPGCLECRDFRLRAAHLPLLTIEPPSDSSVDLSDRSDRGSVHRQLVYEADGCSPHGTLKHKGPPGRAPIPHRHYPAPEGPAPAPPGPLPPAPNSGTGPSGVAGGRRLGKCEAAGENSDGGDNESLESSSNSNETINCSSGSSSRDSLREPPATGLCKQTYQRETRHSWDSPAFNNDVVQRRHYRIGLNLFNKKPEKGIQYLIERGFLSDTPVGVAHFILERKGLSRQMIGEFLGNRQKQFNRDVLDCVVDEMDFSSMDLDDALRKFQSHIRVQGEAQKVERLIEAFSQRYCVCNPALVRQFRNPDTIFILAFAIILLNTDMYSPSVKAERKMKLDDFIKNLRGVDNGEDIPRDLLVGIYQRIQGRELRTNDDHVSQVQAVERMIVGKKPVLSLPHRRLVCCCQLYEVPDPNRPQRLGLHQREVFLFNDLLVVTKIFQKKKILVTYSFRQSFPLVEMHMQLFQNSYYQFGIKLLSAVPGGERKVLIIFNAPSLQDRLRFTSDLRESIAEVQEMEKYRVESELEKQKGMMRPNASQPGGAKDSVNGTMARSSLEDTYGAGDGLKRGALSSSLRDLSDAGKRGRRNSVGSLDSTIEGSVISSPRPHQRMPPPPPPPPPEEYKSQRPVSNSSSFLGSLFGSKRGKGPFQMPPPPTGQASASSSSASSTHHHHHHHHHGHSHGGLGVLPDGQSKLQALHAQYCQGPGPAPPPYLPPQQPSLPPPPQQPPPLPQLGSIPPPPASAPPVGPHRHFHAHGPVPGPQHYTLGRPGRAPRRGAGGHPQFAPHGRHPLHQPTSPLPLYSPAPQHPPAHKQGPKHFIFSHHPQMMPAAGAAGGPGSRPPGGSYSHPHHPQSPLSPHSPIPPHPSYPPLPPPSPHTPHSPLPPTSPHGPLHASGPPGTANPPSANPKAKPSRISTVV, from the exons TGTGGAGGGTGATGCCCCAGGCAGTGACCTGAGCACAGCGGTTGATAGTCCTGGGAGCCAACCCCCCTACCGGCTGAGCCAGCTGCCCCCCTCCAGCAGCCACATGGGGGGCCCCCCTGCTGGAGTGGGCCTTCCCTGGGCTCAGCGGGCACGCCTCCAGCCAGCCAGTGTCGCCCtgaggaagcaggaggaggaggagataaaGCGCTCCAAGGCCCTATCGGACAGCTATGAACTCTCCACAGACCTGCAGGACAAGAAG GTGGAAATGCTGGAGAGGAAGTATGGGGGCTCCTTCCTGAGCCGCAGGGCTGCCAGGACCATCCAGACAGCCTTCCGCCAGTACCGCATGAACAAGAACTTTGAGCGGCTACGCAGCTCAGCCTCAGAGAGCCGCATGTCCCGCCGCATCATCCTTTCCAACATGCGGATGCAGTTCTCCTTTGAGGAGTATGAGAAGGCACAGAACCCCGCGTACTTCGAGGGCAAGCCTGCCTCGCTGGACGAGGGTGCCATGGCTGGTGCCCGGAGCCACCGGCTTGAACGGGGGCTCCCATATGGAGGCTCCTGTGGTGGGGGCATCGATGGTGGTGGAAGCTCCGTCACCACATCTGGAGAGTTTTCTAATGACATCACAGAACTTGAGGACTCCTTCTCCAAACAG GTAAAGTCTCTGGCTGAATCCATCGACGAAGCCCTGAACTGCCACCCGTCAGGGCCCATGTCTGAGGAGCCAGGGTCAGCCCAGCTGGAGAAGCGGGAGTCAAAGGAACAGCAAGAGGACAGCTCAGCCACATCCTTCAGTGATCTTCCCCTCTACCTGGATGACACAGTTCCCCAACAATCCCCTGAGCGACTGCCCAGCACAGAACCCCCACCCCAGGGCCGGCCCGAGTTCTGGGCGCCAGCCCCTCTCCCGCCAGTTCCTCCACCAGTGCCATCAGGAACCCGGGAAGACGGTAGCCGTGAGGAAGGCACTCGCAGGGGTCCCGGGTGCTTGGAGTGCCGGGATTTCCGGCTGCGGGCTGCCCACCTTCCCCTGCTTACCATTGAGCCTCCTAGTGACAGCTCCGTGGACCTGAGTGACCGCTCAGATCGCGGCTCTGTCCACCGCCAGCTGGTGTATGAGGCTGATGGCTGCAGCCCCCATGGGACCCTGAAGCACAAGGGGCCACCAGGCAGGGCCCCGATCCCACACCGCCACTACCCAGCCCCTGaaggcccagccccagccccaccagggCCCCTGCCACCAGCCCCCAACAGTGGCACTGGGCCCAGTGGTGTGGCTGGGGGTCGGAGGTTGGGGAAGTGCGAGGCAGCAGGCGAGAACTCTGATGGTGGAGATAACGAGAGCCTTGAGAGCTCCAGCAATTCCAATGAGACCATCAACTGCAGCTCCGGCTCCTCTTCTCGGGACAGTCTAAGGGAGCCTCCGGCTACCGGCCTGTGCAAGCAGACTTACCAGCGGGAGACAAGGCATAGCTGGGACTCGCCAGCTTTCAACAATGATGTGGTCCAGAGGCGGCACTACCGAATCGGCCTCAACCTCTTCAACAA GAAGCCAGAGAAGGGTATCCAGTATCTGATCGAGCGGGGCTTCCTGTCAGACACACCGGTGGGAGTGGCTCACTTCATCCTGGAGCGGAAAGGCCTCAGCCGGCAGATGATAGGGGAATTCCTAGGGAACCGGCAGAAGCAGTTCAACAGAGACGTGTTGGA CTGTGTGGTGGATGAGATGGACTTCTCCTCCATGGATCTGGATGATGCGCTCCGGAAGTTCCAGTCCCATATCCGGGTTCAGGGTGAGGCCCAGAAAGTGGAGCGACTCATCGAAGCCTTCAG CCAGCGGTACTGTGTCTGTAACCCAGCCCTCGTGCGCCAGTTCCGGAACCCAGACACCATCTTCATCCTTGCTTTTGCCATCATCCTCCTCAATACCGACATGTACAGTCCCAGCGTCAAAGCTGAACGAAAGATGAAACTAGATGACTTCATCAAGAACCTGAGAG GGGTTGACAATGGTGAAGACATCCCCCGAGACCTCCTGGTGGGCATCTACCAGCGCATCCAGGGGCGTGAACTGCGGACCAACGATGACCATGTGTCCCAGGTGCAGGCTGTGGAGCGCATGATTGTTGGAAAGAAACCA GTCCTGTCTCTCCCTCACCGTCGACTGGTTTGCTGCTGCCAGCTCTACGAGGTGCCAGATCCAAACCGCCCCCAGAGGCTAGGGTTGCATCAGCGGGAGGTCTTCCTCTTCAATGATCTCCTTGTG GTCACCAAAATTTTCCAGAAGAAGAAGATCTTGGTGACGTACAGTTTCCGTCAGTCTTTCCCCCTCGTGGAAATGCACATGCAGCTCTTCCAGAATTCAT ATTACCAGTTTGGGATCAAGTTGCTGTCTGCAGTACCTGGTGGGGAGCGAAAAGTCCTCATCATCTTCAATGCCCCCAGCCTCCAGGACCGGCTGCGCTTTACATCCGACCTGCGCGAGTCCATTGCGGAGGTGCAGGAGATGGAGAAATACCGTGTGGAGT CGGAGCTGGAGAAGCAGAAAGGTATGATGCGGCCTAACGCCTCACAGCCTGGAGGGGCCAAGGACTCAGTGAATGGGACGATGGCCCGCAGTAGCCTGGAGGACACTTACGGGGCAGGCGATGGGCTCAAACGGGGCGCACTCAGCAGTTCCCTGCGAGACCTCTCTGATGCAG GGAAGCGGGGGCGGCGTAACAGCGTGGGATCGCTGGACAGCACCATCGAA GGGTCTGTTATTAGCAGTCCACGCCCTCACCAGAGGATGCCACctccgcccccacccccgccgccaGAGGAGTACAAGAGCCAGAGGCCCGTCTCCAACTCCTCATCCTTCCTGGGCTCCCTATTTGGAAGCAAGCGGGGCAAGGGGCCCTTCCAGATGCCACCACCGCCAACAGGCCAGGCCTCTGCCTCCTCTTCATCTGCTTCTTCcacgcaccaccaccaccaccaccaccatcatggCCATAGCCACGGTGGCCTGGGGGTGCTGCCTGATGGGCAGTCCAAGCTCCAGGCCCTGCATGCCCAGTATTGCCAAGGACCGGGCCCTGCCCCGCCACCCTACCTCCCACCCCAGCAGCCCTctcttcccccacctccccagcagCCCCCACCCTTGCCCCAGCTGGGCTCCATTCCAccgcctcccgcctcagccccaccTGTGGGGCCACATCGCCACTTCCACGCCCATGGCCCAGTCCCAGGGCCCCAACACTATACCTTGGGCCGGCCAGGCAGGGCACCCAGACGGGGGGCTGGAGGACACCCTCAGTTTGCTCCACATGGCCGCCACCCCCTGCACCAGCCCACATCCCCACTGCCCCTGTACAGTCCTGCCCCCCAGCACCCTCCAGCCCACAAACAGGGCCCTAAGCACTTCATCTTCAGCCACCACCCACAGATGATGCCAGCAGCAGGCGCGGCTGGGGGCCCTGGATCCCGGCCACCAGGGGGCTcctactcccacccccaccacccccagtcACCATTGTCACCACACTcacccatcccaccccacccctcctatccacccctccccccaccctcccctcaCACCCCGCACTCACCCCTTCCACCCACCTCCCCCCATGGCCCGCTGCACGCCTCTGGGCCCCCTGGCACAGCCAACCCCCCCAGTGCAAACCCCAAGGCCAAGCCAAGCCGGATCAGCACCGTGGTCTGA